ACCGGCACGGCTGTCAATAATGCCGTGGATGTTTCCGGAGGCACGGACAAAATACGGGGATATGCTTCCTACGCCAATAACGCCATCAGCGGTATCTATCCTAAAAACACGCTGCAACGTAATACGCTTAACCTCCGCGTGAATGCGGAAGTGCTGCCCCGCCTCACGACAGACGTGAAGCTGACCTACGTCAGCCAGGACATCAAAAATAAGCCACGTGTGGGCGACCAGGGCGTGGCCAATGAAGCCTACATCATGCCGCGCGACCTCAGCCCCGATTCGCTGAAACGCTACGAAGGCTTCGATGCTACCGGCAAACCATACCCTGTGTACTGGACCAACTCCTCTGCCTTCCAGAACCCTTACTGGGACGTATATCGCAACAGCCTTAATGAATCGCGCAACCGTATCATGCTGATGGGACTTGTAAAGTACCAGCTGCGCAACTGGCTCAGCGTACAGGGAAGATATAGCCTTGACCGTTATGACGACAAGATCACCGCTTCCTATTATGATGGCACGGTGGCCTTTCCCGTGCAACCGGGCGGCCGTTATCTCGAAGGATATGTGAACCACTGGGAACGTAACATGGACCTCCTGTTGTCCGGCAACAATACCATCTCCAACAGTTTTCATCTCAGCTACAACGTGGGCGGCAGCGTGCTTACCAGCCGGGGCTACAATACACAATCGCTGGCCAATGGCCTGAGCATTCCCAATCAGTTCAACCTGAATTTTGCTTCGGCGCCGGCTTTCTCCAATACTACCATCAGAAAAGAGATACAATCTGTTTATGGCAATGCCCAGCTGGATTTTAAACAGTACCTCTACCTCGACGTCAGCGCGCGTAATGACTGGTCGTCCACGCTGCCCAGCCCTTACAGCTACTTTTACCCTTCCGTGGGACTGTCCGCAGTGCTGTCTGATATGATCAAAATGCCTTCCTGGGTATCTTTCGGAAAGGTACGTGCATCCTATACGCAGGTGGGCAACGACGCCGATCCGTACCTGCTGCTGCAGACATATGACTACGCCATGGGCGCGGGCAACGGCTTTGTGTCCAGAAACGTCACCAAATCCATCAGGGACCTGAAACCTGAACAAACCAAGTCCTACGAAGCAGGCCTGGAAGCGCGTTTCTTTGACGGCCGCCTCGGTGTGGACGCAACAGTCTATAAGAACAATACCATCAACCAGCTGATTTATATCGGCCTGCCGCAGGCCAGCGGATTTACCAATCAGTACATCAATGCCGGTAATATCGAAAACAGAGGCATAGAAGTGATGGTAACGGCGACGCCTGTACGTAAAAGTAATTTCAGCTGGAATACCACGCTGAACTATGCGACCAACAAAAACAAAGTATTGTCGTTGGCGCCGGGCATAGACCAGGCCAACCTGTCGCCCTCTATTGTCTTCGGCAGCCTGCTGATTTCGCCGGGCGGTTCTTATGGCGATATCTACGGTTATACCTGGAGCCGCGACCCGAAAACCGGTCAGCGTATGGTGAATGCCAACGGCTTGCCGGTGGTGACGGCCAACCAGAAACTGGGCAATTTCAATCCTGACTTCACCCTGGGCTGGAATAACCAGTTACAGTATAAAAACCTCTCCCTGTCTTTCCTGATAGACGGCAGGGTGGGAGGCGTGCTGGTTTCCGGCACAGACGCTATCCTGGCTGCTTACGGCGTGGCAGACTATACCACCCGTTTCCGCGATGGCGGGCTGATACTGCCGGGCGTCCTGCCTGACGGCTCACAGAACAATATCGCCATTAAAGCAGAAGACCTCTGGACGACGGTGTCGCAAGGTGGCCGCAACGCTTACGGCGAGTTCTTTACCTACAGCGCCACCAACTTCCGTTTGCGGGAACTGTCGGTCGCCTATGATTTTAAGCTGAACAACAAGGTGCTAAAGGCTGCGAAAGTATCGCTCACCGGCCGCAACCTCTTCTACCTGTACAGGGGAAAATCGTTGCTGGACATACCGGGCATCGGTAAACGAAAACTGCCTGTTGATCCGGAAATGGCCAATGGCGCCAGCAACTTCCAGGGCATAGAGGCCGGTCTGCTGCCCGCTGTCCGCAGTTTTGGCCTGAATGTAAACCTGTCTTTTTAGCCGCTAAAACCAACTGCCATGAAAAAACAATTCCGATATATACTTCCGCTGGTAATGGCTGCTGTACTGAACGGCTGCACGAAAAATTTTGATGACCTGAACACCAATCCCGGCGCTATCACCGATGCCGGCCTGCGGGAAATACCATTTATGTTTTCCAAAGCCCAGTCTTCTGCGGCCATCAACCAGGGCTATTACCAGACAACGCAGAACCTGTACGCCGATCTGTACGCACAATACTTTGCGCTGAATACCACCAGCTTTCAGACCGACCGTTACCAGATCAACGATGCGTGGCTGCCACGGCCGGGCATTGTCACTTATGTACAGACCGTACCACAGTTGTTTACCATTTTTGAGAAGACAGACAAGTCTTCCGGTGAATATGCCCTGGCAGAAATTATGTGGGTGTACGCTTTTCATCATATGACGGATTACTTCGGCCCGGTACCGTATTTCGATGCCGGCAAAGCACAGGACGTGATTGCCTATGATGCGCAGGACAAGATTTATGACGATTTTTTCAAGCGGCTGGACCATGCCGTAAAGAACCTGCAACAGGCCGGCGCCGCTAATGTGTTCGGCACCTATGATCTTTTTTATAGTGGCGATGTTCAGCAGTGGATACGTTTCGCCAATACCTTACGCCTAAGGCTGGCGCTGCGAATTTCCGGCGTGTTGCCCGACCGTGCCAAACAGGAGGCGGAAGCAGCAGTGGCCGCGGGGGTGATGACGGACATCACGCACACGGCTAAACTGAAACGTTCCCTCAACGGCAGCGATGGCAACGGCCTGGCAAGGATAGCATCCTATAATGAGTTCAGTATGAGCTCCACCATGCTGTCTTATCTCAAAGGGTATAACGATCCCCGTTTGGGCAAAATGTACCAGCCTTCTATAGCAGGCGGCACATTCAGAGGAGTGCGCAACGGTTCACCGGCCGTAGCGCTAAACAATCCGCTGAACCAGGCGGCACAAACATCCAACGCGGGCACCTATTGGGTCACCTGGAACGGCAGCTCATGGCTGCCGGCGCTGGAGGCTTCGCAGACCATTCTGTACGCCGCAGAAGCCTATTTCTTGCGGGCGGAAGGCGCCATGAACGGCTGGAACATGGGCGGTACCGCACAGGCGTTGTATGAAAAAGGAATCGAGACCAGCCTGCAGCAGTGGGGCGTTACCGACGGCGCTGTCATTAACGCCTATACGCAATCTGCCGCCGTACCGGTGGCGCCGGGAGATGTAGCCAATTCACCTGCCGTTGCTGACATACCGGTGAAGTTCGGCGCCAGCGCCGGCGTGCAACGCCAGCAGATAGGCACCCAGAAGTGGATCGCTGTCTATCCCGACGGCCTGGAAGGCTGGGCGGAATTCCGCCGCAGCGGTTATCCTAAAATGTACCCGGTATTACAGTCAGAGAATGCTGACCTGCCTGCCGGGACTTTCATCAAACGGTTGCCTTACCCTTCCGCAGAGGCCACTACCAATGCGGCTGAACTGAAAAAGGGCGTGCAGCTGCTGGGTGGGCCTGACAATGCCGCCACGCGCTTGTGGTGGGACGTGGAATAGTTTATCTTATAGTAAAATTATTGGATGTTGAATACGATAGTGCAGTTTTTCATGGTAGTGACTTCGTTTTTTCCGGCCATAGGGCAGCCGTTGCCCAAAGTGCTTCCCGCTGAGCGGGAAGATATTGCCGGCAGGCAGCTGAAGCTGGCGGCTGCCGCTGCTTTCCAGCGGCATACCACACTGCCGCGGACAACTGAAGAGTGGACCACCTGGCGGCAGCAGCTGCGCGAAAAAATTGTCCGTGAAACAGGAATGCAGGAAGACCATGTGCTGCCGCTCGATGTAAAGGAGACAGGGCGCATACAACAACAGGGGTACAGCATCCGTAATATCTCATTTCAAACCCGGCCCGGTGTATACGCTACCGCCAATCTGTATATGCCGGACGGACCGGGGCCTTTTCCGGCCGTGATCAACATGCACGGCCACTGGCCCGGCGCCCGTACCGGCGATATGGTACAGGCCACCGCCCATGAACTGGCCGGCCACGGCTATATCTGCCTGAACATAGACGCATGGGGCGCAGGAGAGAGGACCACCACGCCCGGCGTGGCAGAATACCACGGCGCCAGCCTCGGCGCTTCGCTGATGAATGCCGGTGCTACCCTGATGGGCATGCAGTTGACCGATAACATGCGGGGAGTAGACCTGCTGTGCAGCCTGCCGCAAGCTGACAAAAAACGTATAGGCGCCACCGGTGCCAGCGGCGGGGGGAATCAAACCATGTGGCTAACGGCCATGGATGAACGAATTAAAGCGGCGGTGCCGGTCGTCAGCGTAGGCACCTTTGAAGCGTATATCCTTAACAGTAACTGTGTATGTGAGCTGCTGCCCTCGGGGCTGACCTTTACCGAAGAAGCCGGTATCCTCGCCATGGCAGCGCCACGGGCCCTGAAAGTATGCAATGCGGAAAAAGACGCCAGCAAATCCTTTTATCCTTCGGAGATGCTGCGTAGCTATAAAGCGGCCATACCATTGTTTCAGCTGCTGAAAGCCGGCGACAGGCTGCAATACCAGCTCTTTGATACCACCCACGGCTACTGGCCGGAAATACGCAGCACCATGCTGGGCTGGTTTGATCAGCACCTGAAAGGTACCGGCAATGGCGGGCCCGTACCCTTGCCTGCCACGGTTTTATTACCCGCTGCGCAGCTGCTTACCTTCCCTTCGTTGCAGCGTGACAGTAACGTGATGAGCACCGCCGCCTGGTGCCGTCAGGCTGGCAGCGAATGGCGCGCCAATATGCTGGGCCATGACCGCCTGGACGTAAAAGAAAAAAGGGCCGCGCTGAAAGCCGTATTGAAGGAGCAGCAACTGCAACTGAAGACAATACATCCGTTTTCTCCGGAACAGGGGTGGGACCGGCTGGCACTGGAAACAACGGACGGTGAACTGCTGCCGTTGCTGCACCGTAAGCCGCGCAAAAGAGAAAACGGCTACGTGATACTCACGCACAGCGGTGGAAAAGACAGCATTCCTTCAGACCGTATCGATGAGCTGCTGGCGCACGGCTACGGCGTAGTGCTGGCAGACCTGTGGGGCACCGGTGAACAAAGCTCCGAAACAGCCAATAAGATTGACGGTAGCCTGCCCCGCTTTCATACGCTGGCACGCAGCGCGCTTTGGCTGGGACATACGCTGCAAGGCAAATGGGTCAGCGACCTGCGGCTGTTGACCGGCTTTCTCCGCAGCCATTACGGCGTAAAACGCATTACACTGGAAGGTTACCGGGAAACAGCCATGGCCGGCCTTTTCCTCGCTGCGCTGGAACCTGGTGCCAGCAAAGTGGTGCTGCATAACAGCCCGATCAGTTATCAGTTTGCTGGCAGGCAGGGCGTCGATTACTTCAACATGAGCATTCACCTGCCAGGCTTCCTGCCCTGGGGAGACGTATCCCTGGCCGCCGCGCTCACCGGCCGCGAAATAGAACTGATAGCGCCGGTAGACATGTCCGGTAACCCGGTCAACGGGCTGCCGCTCAAATTTTACCGCGATGAGTTCCAGGAAATGCGGAAACGCTGCCGCCAGCGCGGACAACTGATCGTCCGCACAGCAGCCGCCAATTTTAACATCGAAAAATAATATGCATATGAAAAATAACCGCAGGGATTTTCTCAAACTGGCCAGCCTCGCCGGTATCGGCCTCACCGGCAGCGCCGTGCTGCCGGGCATCGGAACAGCCCATGCCGCCGGTATGCCGGACAACCTGCTGCAACTGGCGCAACAAGCCCGTAAGCAACGCTTTAATATGAGCGGCTACGCCGCCCCAAAAATCGATACGGTCCGCATCGGCTACGTAGGCCTTGGCAACAGAGGCTCGGCCGCGGTGGAACGTATCACCTGGCTCCAGAATATTGAAGTGAAAGCCCTCTGCGATATCCGCCCGGAAAAAATAGCAGAAACAAAAAAAAGAATCGCCAACAGCGGCTATCACCCCCACGAATACACGGGATCTGCCGATGCCTGGAAAAAGATGTGCGAACGCAATGATATCGACCTCATATACATCGCCACGCCGTGGGAACTGCATACGCCCATTGCGGTATACGCCATGGAACAGGGCAAACACGTGGCCACGGAAATACCCGCCGCCACTTCGCTGGAAGAATGCTGGCGGCTGGTGGAAACATCGGAACGTACCCGCAAACACTGTGTGATGCTGGAAAACTGCTGTTACGATTTCTTTGAGCTGCTTACGCTCAACATGGCTCGCCAGGGCTTCTTCGGAGAAATCATCCACTGCGAAGGCGCCTATATCCACGATATCTTCGAAAGCATGTTTGATAAAACCAAACGGTATAACAACTGGCGCCTCCGCGAAAACGCCAAACATAACGGTAACCTGTATCCCACACATGGACTGGGACCGGTATGCCAGGTGCTGAACATCAATCGCGGCGATAGTATGGAATACCTCGTATCTGTTTCGTCCAATGATTTTATGATGCACCCCTATGCGGTATCACTGGCGGAAAAAGACGATTTCTATAAACAATTCGCCAATGCGCATTTCAGGGGTAACATGAACGTATCTACGATCCGCACCCGCAAAGGCAAAACCATTATGGTGCAACACGATGTTACCTCTCCGCGGCCTTATTCCCGTATCCACCTGGTCAGCGGCACCAAAGCCACCGCGCAGAAATACCCGTTGCCCGCCCGCATCGCCACCAGCCACGAAGGATGGCTCAGCGATGCTGATTTTAAAAAACTGGAAGAGCAATATATGCCGGCCATCGTGCGGAAAGTAGGGGACATGGCCAAACAGGTGGGCGGCCATGGCGGTATGGACTTCATGATGGACTGGCGCCTGATCGATTGCCTGCGTAACGGCCTCCCCATGGACATGGACGTATACGATGCCGCTACCTGGAGCGCCATATGGCCGCTCAGTGAATGGTCCGTCGGACATCGCTCCAATTCCATTGATGTGCCTGACTTTACAGGCGGGTCATGGAAAAACAACCAGCCGGTGGACATCTCCCTGGCACAGGGCGGCACCACCGGTGTGGTCAACAAAAGGCAGGCATCTCCCGAAAACAAACAATAAAAGGCTTGCTGTCTCTTTACAGACATCCATTTGTCACGACTAAAAAAAGTATATACATGAAAATCATCCGATCCAACAACCCGCAGGAATTAGGAACAACAGCCGGTCAGGATGCGGCTGCGCTGATCAACCAGGCTATCCGTGAAAAAGGACAGGCTAATATTATCCTGGCTACCGGCACCAGCCAGTTTGAAACCCTCCAGGAGCTGATAGCCACTGATATTGACTGGAGCAAGGTGGTGATGTTCCACCTCGATGAATATATCGGGTTGCCGGTAACCCATCCGGCCAGTTTCCGCAAATACCTCAAAGAACGCTTTTTGCAGAAGGTAGGGCCACTGAAAGCGGCTTACCTGATTGACGGGGAAACAGACCCTAACGCAGAGATAGCCCGCTTGTCTGCCCTGATACAGGCACATCCCATTGATGTGGCGCTGGTAGGCGTAGGGGAGAATGGCCACCTTGCTTTCAACGATCCTCCGGCAGACTTTACCACGAAGGCGCCTTACCTGGTGGTGGACCTGGACCAGGCATGCCGGCAGCAACAGGCCAACGAAGGCTGGTTTGAAACAGCGGCGGATGTGCCCGCACAAGCCATCAGCATGTCGGTACATCAGATCATGTTGTCTAAACATATTATCTGTTCCGTGCCGGGCGAAAGAAAGGCCACTGCCGTAAAAAACAGCCTGGAACAGCCGGTCAGCAACCTGTTTCCGGCCAGCATATTACAACAACATCCGCATTGTACTTTTTATCTCGATACTGCTGCGGCGGCATTACTGGCATAAGGCAGATGTGGTGGCTACAGGCAGCAGGTGTTGTATGGTTAATGGCCTGCTGCCATTTTATTTTTTTGTTTGGAGGTACTTCCATAATAAGGGAAAAACCGATTGCTCAAAGTACAAGGCCTGCTGCACGGCAGTAGTATCGTTCACCCGCTCGTGTACAGCTATCACGGCTTTCAGGCCGGGAATAATGATCATGTACTGGCCGCCCCATCCCATACCATAAGTAACAGGCTGACCATCATAACGTACATGATACCAGCATAAAGCATATTGTGAACCGGTAAATCCCCAGCCGGTAGCCCGCGTTAACGGCGGTTGCATCAGCACGCGTGCCCACTTCCGGGATACGATGGTTTGCCCGTTGTACTGCCCTTCCTGCAACAGCAGGTTTCCGATTTTATTGATGGCCGCGGTAGACAGGTATACGCTGCGCAACCCCGCGCCATCATCATATCCGTCATTCATCTTTTTCCAATCGGCGTGTTGAATGCCCAGTTTGCTGAAGAGAAACCTCTGCGCGAAAGTGGCCACAGGCATGCCGGTGGCTTTGGTCAGTATCACCGACAGCAGGTGAGTGGCGGCATTGTTGTAATGGAACACTGTTCCCGGTGCATCAAGCAGCGGCTGGGCCAGCACATATTGTGAAGGATTGGCTTGTGACAGGTATTCGCCCAGTCCGCCTTCCAGGTTTTCATGCCATAGCCCCGAAGCCTGGTCCATGATCTGATGCAGTGTGATATGCTGTTTGCGGGCATCCGGGTCTTTGGCCAGCTCCGGAAACCATTGACCGATTTCCTGGTCCGGATCGGCAATATAACCTTTGTCGATAGCGATGCCGATTAATACAGACATGATGCTTTTGGTGAGCGACTGGCTATTGTGAAGGGTGTCCGGCTGCTGGCCATTGTAGTTATGCCGGAAGATAACACGACCGTTTTGGGAGATGACCAGCTCGTATATGGCGGTGTTTTTCGCCAGTACCATGGCGGTGTCTGGCAGGGACTGCCCGGTGGCCTGAAGTGTGATTGTCAGGGTGAACAGCAGGATTGATTTCCATCGCATATCAACGCGGTTAAGTAATATGAATGTAAGGCATTTTGTTTTTCTGGTAACAAAATTGAGGAACAGGTGATATTCCTCATCAATAAACCTTAGTTTATGCTAAAACATTCAGGGGCCTTCAGCAGCTTTTCCGTCAATGATCTGCAGCAGGCTAAACAGTTCTATCAGGACAAG
This sequence is a window from Chitinophaga varians. Protein-coding genes within it:
- a CDS encoding SusC/RagA family TonB-linked outer membrane protein; its protein translation is MAQTSPVKGTVRDAVSKTPLPGVTITVKGTTQGVTTSATGTYSLSVPANATLIFSFVGYARQEIPVNGKAAIDVALSESSSSLSEVVVTALGIERKTRSLGYATQQLGTESINAVKDPGANIMNTLNGKVAGAVVTPAASGPGGAVRVVLRGNRSISGNNNALIVVDGVPIDNTMSTETGGKGSANAVSTQVKSPASGYSGSDGAASINPQDVESINVLKGPAAAALYGSRAANGALIITTKSGKSGKLAMHYNGGVSVDQPNLLMKFQNTYGRGNGGQYGARSGGSWGAPAQTYANNVRGFFNTGTAVNNAVDVSGGTDKIRGYASYANNAISGIYPKNTLQRNTLNLRVNAEVLPRLTTDVKLTYVSQDIKNKPRVGDQGVANEAYIMPRDLSPDSLKRYEGFDATGKPYPVYWTNSSAFQNPYWDVYRNSLNESRNRIMLMGLVKYQLRNWLSVQGRYSLDRYDDKITASYYDGTVAFPVQPGGRYLEGYVNHWERNMDLLLSGNNTISNSFHLSYNVGGSVLTSRGYNTQSLANGLSIPNQFNLNFASAPAFSNTTIRKEIQSVYGNAQLDFKQYLYLDVSARNDWSSTLPSPYSYFYPSVGLSAVLSDMIKMPSWVSFGKVRASYTQVGNDADPYLLLQTYDYAMGAGNGFVSRNVTKSIRDLKPEQTKSYEAGLEARFFDGRLGVDATVYKNNTINQLIYIGLPQASGFTNQYINAGNIENRGIEVMVTATPVRKSNFSWNTTLNYATNKNKVLSLAPGIDQANLSPSIVFGSLLISPGGSYGDIYGYTWSRDPKTGQRMVNANGLPVVTANQKLGNFNPDFTLGWNNQLQYKNLSLSFLIDGRVGGVLVSGTDAILAAYGVADYTTRFRDGGLILPGVLPDGSQNNIAIKAEDLWTTVSQGGRNAYGEFFTYSATNFRLRELSVAYDFKLNNKVLKAAKVSLTGRNLFYLYRGKSLLDIPGIGKRKLPVDPEMANGASNFQGIEAGLLPAVRSFGLNVNLSF
- a CDS encoding SusD/RagB family nutrient-binding outer membrane lipoprotein, whose product is MKKQFRYILPLVMAAVLNGCTKNFDDLNTNPGAITDAGLREIPFMFSKAQSSAAINQGYYQTTQNLYADLYAQYFALNTTSFQTDRYQINDAWLPRPGIVTYVQTVPQLFTIFEKTDKSSGEYALAEIMWVYAFHHMTDYFGPVPYFDAGKAQDVIAYDAQDKIYDDFFKRLDHAVKNLQQAGAANVFGTYDLFYSGDVQQWIRFANTLRLRLALRISGVLPDRAKQEAEAAVAAGVMTDITHTAKLKRSLNGSDGNGLARIASYNEFSMSSTMLSYLKGYNDPRLGKMYQPSIAGGTFRGVRNGSPAVALNNPLNQAAQTSNAGTYWVTWNGSSWLPALEASQTILYAAEAYFLRAEGAMNGWNMGGTAQALYEKGIETSLQQWGVTDGAVINAYTQSAAVPVAPGDVANSPAVADIPVKFGASAGVQRQQIGTQKWIAVYPDGLEGWAEFRRSGYPKMYPVLQSENADLPAGTFIKRLPYPSAEATTNAAELKKGVQLLGGPDNAATRLWWDVE
- a CDS encoding alpha/beta hydrolase family protein, translated to MLNTIVQFFMVVTSFFPAIGQPLPKVLPAEREDIAGRQLKLAAAAAFQRHTTLPRTTEEWTTWRQQLREKIVRETGMQEDHVLPLDVKETGRIQQQGYSIRNISFQTRPGVYATANLYMPDGPGPFPAVINMHGHWPGARTGDMVQATAHELAGHGYICLNIDAWGAGERTTTPGVAEYHGASLGASLMNAGATLMGMQLTDNMRGVDLLCSLPQADKKRIGATGASGGGNQTMWLTAMDERIKAAVPVVSVGTFEAYILNSNCVCELLPSGLTFTEEAGILAMAAPRALKVCNAEKDASKSFYPSEMLRSYKAAIPLFQLLKAGDRLQYQLFDTTHGYWPEIRSTMLGWFDQHLKGTGNGGPVPLPATVLLPAAQLLTFPSLQRDSNVMSTAAWCRQAGSEWRANMLGHDRLDVKEKRAALKAVLKEQQLQLKTIHPFSPEQGWDRLALETTDGELLPLLHRKPRKRENGYVILTHSGGKDSIPSDRIDELLAHGYGVVLADLWGTGEQSSETANKIDGSLPRFHTLARSALWLGHTLQGKWVSDLRLLTGFLRSHYGVKRITLEGYRETAMAGLFLAALEPGASKVVLHNSPISYQFAGRQGVDYFNMSIHLPGFLPWGDVSLAAALTGREIELIAPVDMSGNPVNGLPLKFYRDEFQEMRKRCRQRGQLIVRTAAANFNIEK
- a CDS encoding Gfo/Idh/MocA family oxidoreductase; protein product: MKNNRRDFLKLASLAGIGLTGSAVLPGIGTAHAAGMPDNLLQLAQQARKQRFNMSGYAAPKIDTVRIGYVGLGNRGSAAVERITWLQNIEVKALCDIRPEKIAETKKRIANSGYHPHEYTGSADAWKKMCERNDIDLIYIATPWELHTPIAVYAMEQGKHVATEIPAATSLEECWRLVETSERTRKHCVMLENCCYDFFELLTLNMARQGFFGEIIHCEGAYIHDIFESMFDKTKRYNNWRLRENAKHNGNLYPTHGLGPVCQVLNINRGDSMEYLVSVSSNDFMMHPYAVSLAEKDDFYKQFANAHFRGNMNVSTIRTRKGKTIMVQHDVTSPRPYSRIHLVSGTKATAQKYPLPARIATSHEGWLSDADFKKLEEQYMPAIVRKVGDMAKQVGGHGGMDFMMDWRLIDCLRNGLPMDMDVYDAATWSAIWPLSEWSVGHRSNSIDVPDFTGGSWKNNQPVDISLAQGGTTGVVNKRQASPENKQ
- a CDS encoding glucosamine-6-phosphate deaminase translates to MKIIRSNNPQELGTTAGQDAAALINQAIREKGQANIILATGTSQFETLQELIATDIDWSKVVMFHLDEYIGLPVTHPASFRKYLKERFLQKVGPLKAAYLIDGETDPNAEIARLSALIQAHPIDVALVGVGENGHLAFNDPPADFTTKAPYLVVDLDQACRQQQANEGWFETAADVPAQAISMSVHQIMLSKHIICSVPGERKATAVKNSLEQPVSNLFPASILQQHPHCTFYLDTAAAALLA
- a CDS encoding serine hydrolase domain-containing protein — translated: MRWKSILLFTLTITLQATGQSLPDTAMVLAKNTAIYELVISQNGRVIFRHNYNGQQPDTLHNSQSLTKSIMSVLIGIAIDKGYIADPDQEIGQWFPELAKDPDARKQHITLHQIMDQASGLWHENLEGGLGEYLSQANPSQYVLAQPLLDAPGTVFHYNNAATHLLSVILTKATGMPVATFAQRFLFSKLGIQHADWKKMNDGYDDGAGLRSVYLSTAAINKIGNLLLQEGQYNGQTIVSRKWARVLMQPPLTRATGWGFTGSQYALCWYHVRYDGQPVTYGMGWGGQYMIIIPGLKAVIAVHERVNDTTAVQQALYFEQSVFPLLWKYLQTKK